The Bdellovibrionota bacterium genome includes the window ACATCGGGATCATTGACGAAATTAAGCGCGTCGCAAAATTGGTACAGGCAAAAACGCTGACTCGGAAAGATTTCGATAAGCATTCTCGAATTTCGAGTTCAGCTGTCATCAATAGGTTTGGTGGTTGGTTCGAGACATTAAAAGCGGCCGGGATTGAAGACCGTTACTCCGGGAGAATCGTGAGCCATCGGATGCGCAATCAATCGGCCCGTACCTTGTCAAATGAAGAAATTATACGAGAATTAAAAGCCGCCGCAGAACGCTTACAGCAAACTACTTTGGCACAGGAAGATTTTTCTCGTGCAACGTCGCTGATTCATCCGTTGTCGATCGTTCGTAGATTCGGTACGTGGAGCCGCGCGTTGGCGCGTGCGGGCCTGAAGGACTCTCCCAACTTTAGAAGGCGATTCACTAACGAAGAGTATTTTGAAAATCTCTTAAACGTATGGACATACCTTGGGCGCCGGCCTCGCTATGGTGACATCGAAAGACCTCCTTCTGAGATTAGTGCTGGAGCATATGAAGGTAGATTTGGTAGTTGGCGAAGGGCTCTCGCGGCCTTTGTACAGTGGGCAAACGACGAGACGCTTTCAGATCCTGGAAGTCACAAGCCTGAGGACGAAAGTGAAATTGAGACCGTGAGTGACTCGGGTAAGACGCTTAAGAATGAAAGGCAGAGTCGGACACGCAACCCTTCAGTGCGTCTCAGATACAAGGTGCTCGTACGAGATGGCTTTCGATGCGTTATCTGTGGACGGTCGCCGGCAAATGAACCTGGTGTGAAACTTCACCTAGATCATGTATCGCCATACTCCAAGGATGGCCCGACCCGCTTGGAAAATCTAAGAACCCTCTGCCTTGAATG containing:
- a CDS encoding HNH endonuclease, which encodes MSKQRFELDFLVDRSDIGIIDEIKRVAKLVQAKTLTRKDFDKHSRISSSAVINRFGGWFETLKAAGIEDRYSGRIVSHRMRNQSARTLSNEEIIRELKAAAERLQQTTLAQEDFSRATSLIHPLSIVRRFGTWSRALARAGLKDSPNFRRRFTNEEYFENLLNVWTYLGRRPRYGDIERPPSEISAGAYEGRFGSWRRALAAFVQWANDETLSDPGSHKPEDESEIETVSDSGKTLKNERQSRTRNPSVRLRYKVLVRDGFRCVICGRSPANEPGVKLHLDHVSPYSKDGPTRLENLRTLCLECNLGKGDLIES